One part of the Halopenitus persicus genome encodes these proteins:
- the hisD gene encoding histidinol dehydrogenase: MTEDGVLTVRPIAELSPDDRRAFFERDAGIGAIRDDVRDIVDRVRTEGDVAIREFAEAFDDVSVGNIDVTDAAERAHAELDDAADPRLDAIREAAANVRAFHERQVPEDSRETVDGRELGRRFRPIERAGVYVPGGTAAYPSSALMGVIPATVAGVDHVAVATPPADEINPVTLAAIHEAGADAVYQVGGAQAIAALAYGTETVTGVQTVVGPGNRWVTAAKAEVRGDVEIDFLAGPSEILVLADGSADPAFVAADLLAQAEHDSNASVVAVTDDEAIAEAIVEAIDSGLEGRERADTIRDALSADASGVLLARSMSEAVLFAEEYAPEHLSIQADDDEALLDRITNVGSAFLGPYSPVAAGDYAAGPNHVLPTNGGAKRYGGLSTETFLRSSTVQRLDRDALADLSDTITTLAEAEGLEAHAESVRRRLD, from the coding sequence ATGACCGAGGACGGGGTCCTCACCGTTCGACCGATCGCCGAACTCTCGCCCGACGACCGGCGCGCGTTCTTCGAGCGCGACGCCGGAATCGGGGCGATCCGCGACGACGTCCGGGACATCGTCGATCGCGTTCGAACCGAGGGCGACGTCGCCATCCGGGAGTTCGCCGAGGCCTTCGACGACGTCTCGGTCGGCAACATCGACGTCACCGACGCGGCCGAGCGAGCACACGCCGAGCTTGATGACGCCGCCGACCCCCGACTGGACGCGATCCGCGAGGCGGCCGCGAACGTCCGTGCCTTCCACGAGCGGCAGGTCCCGGAGGACTCCCGTGAGACCGTCGACGGGCGCGAGCTCGGCCGCCGCTTCCGGCCGATCGAGCGCGCGGGCGTATACGTTCCCGGCGGCACCGCGGCGTATCCCTCGAGCGCGCTTATGGGCGTCATCCCCGCGACCGTCGCCGGCGTCGACCACGTCGCGGTGGCGACCCCGCCGGCGGACGAGATCAACCCGGTCACCCTCGCGGCCATCCACGAGGCCGGCGCGGACGCGGTCTATCAGGTCGGCGGCGCGCAGGCGATCGCCGCGCTCGCGTACGGCACCGAGACCGTGACCGGCGTCCAGACGGTGGTCGGCCCGGGCAACCGTTGGGTCACGGCCGCGAAGGCCGAGGTCCGCGGCGACGTCGAGATCGACTTCCTCGCCGGCCCGAGCGAGATCCTCGTGCTCGCGGACGGGAGCGCGGATCCCGCGTTCGTCGCCGCGGACCTGCTCGCACAGGCCGAACACGACTCGAACGCCTCCGTGGTCGCGGTGACCGACGACGAGGCCATCGCGGAGGCGATCGTCGAGGCGATCGACTCCGGGCTCGAGGGACGCGAGCGCGCGGACACGATCCGCGACGCCCTCTCTGCTGACGCCTCCGGCGTCCTCCTCGCCCGGTCGATGTCGGAGGCAGTGCTGTTCGCCGAGGAGTACGCTCCCGAGCACCTCTCGATCCAGGCCGACGACGACGAGGCGCTGCTCGACCGGATCACGAACGTCGGATCCGCCTTCCTCGGCCCGTACTCGCCGGTGGCGGCGGGCGATTACGCCGCCGGACCGAACCACGTGCTCCCGACCAACGGCGGCGCGAAGCGCTACGGCGGACTCTCGACGGAGACGTTCCTCCGGTCCTCGACCGTGCAGCGGCTCGACCGCGACGCGCTCGCGGACCTGTCGGACACGATCACGACGCTCGCGGAGGCCGAAGGGCTCGAGGCCCACGCCGAGAGCGTCCGAAGGCGGTTGGACTAG
- the aglF gene encoding UTP--glucose-1-phosphate uridylyltransferase AglF — protein MKAVVLAAGQGTRLRPLTDDKPKGMVEVAGVPILTHCFDELIELGADELVVVVGYKKEVIIDHYGDAYEGVPITYAHQREAKGLAHALLTVEEHIDDDFMLILGDNVFEANLEDVVRRQREDRADAAFLVEEVPWEEASRYGVCDTNQYGEITDVIEKPDDPPSNLVMTGFYTFTPAIFHACHLTQPSDRGEYELSDAIDLLIQSGRTIDAIGLDGWRIDVGYPEDRDEAERRLENESGDEAEDEADGQAAS, from the coding sequence ATGAAGGCAGTCGTGCTCGCGGCCGGCCAGGGGACCCGACTGCGTCCGCTGACGGACGACAAACCGAAGGGGATGGTCGAGGTTGCCGGCGTTCCCATTTTGACGCACTGTTTCGACGAGCTCATCGAGTTGGGCGCCGACGAGCTCGTTGTCGTTGTTGGGTATAAAAAGGAGGTCATCATCGACCATTACGGCGACGCCTACGAGGGCGTCCCGATCACTTATGCTCACCAGCGGGAAGCGAAGGGGCTCGCGCACGCGCTGCTCACCGTCGAGGAGCACATCGACGACGACTTCATGCTCATCCTCGGCGACAACGTCTTCGAGGCGAACCTCGAGGACGTGGTCCGTCGCCAGCGCGAGGATCGCGCGGACGCCGCGTTTCTCGTCGAGGAGGTCCCCTGGGAGGAGGCCTCCCGGTACGGCGTCTGTGACACGAACCAGTACGGCGAGATCACGGACGTGATCGAGAAGCCGGACGACCCGCCGAGCAACCTGGTGATGACCGGCTTCTACACGTTCACGCCCGCGATCTTCCATGCGTGCCACCTCACCCAGCCCTCCGACCGCGGCGAGTACGAGCTCTCGGACGCGATCGACCTGCTGATCCAGTCGGGCCGGACGATCGACGCGATCGGCCTGGACGGCTGGCGGATCGACGTCGGCTACCCCGAGGACCGCGACGAGGCCGAACGGCGGCTCGAAAACGAGAGCGGTGACGAAGCCGAGGACGAAGCCGACGGGCAGGCAGCCTCCTAG
- the aglM gene encoding UDP-glucose 6-dehydrogenase AglM, producing the protein MHVTVVGSGYVGTTLAASLADLGHTVTAIDIDEEVVETLNAGAAPIHEPGLEELIAEHAGDRLSATTDYAAIPDSDLTFLAVQTPSTPDGSLDPTALAAATEMAGAALAADVDEPVADGDGTTPTDPVPHPVVVKSTVTPPALATLRGALADGVGGDGSSAGPAIAELATNPEFLREGTAVSDFRDPDKLVFGTDSASALDRLEELYAPLVAETDVPVVRTDPETAMMIKYANNAFLAAKISLVNDLGNACKEFGLDAYEVMDAIGLDDRISERFLRSGVGWGGSCFPKDVDALRAASRTAGYDPALLNAAVEVNDRQPERLLELLDAHVDVANERVAVLGLAFKPGTDDVRNSRAIPVIEGLRERGADVVGYDPVATETMRERFPDLEYAADAAAALADAAAAIVVTDWDEFATLDAEFDAMADPVVIDGRRIVERREGLTYEGLTW; encoded by the coding sequence ATGCACGTCACCGTCGTGGGCAGCGGCTACGTGGGCACGACCCTCGCCGCCTCGCTCGCCGACCTCGGCCACACGGTCACCGCGATCGACATCGACGAGGAGGTCGTCGAGACCCTGAACGCCGGCGCCGCGCCGATCCACGAGCCCGGGCTCGAGGAGTTGATCGCCGAACACGCCGGCGACCGCCTCTCGGCCACGACCGACTACGCGGCGATCCCGGACTCCGACCTGACGTTCCTCGCGGTCCAGACCCCCTCGACCCCGGACGGCTCGCTCGATCCGACGGCCCTCGCTGCCGCGACCGAGATGGCCGGAGCGGCGCTTGCAGCGGACGTGGACGAACCGGTCGCGGACGGGGACGGCACGACCCCGACCGATCCGGTGCCCCATCCCGTGGTCGTTAAGAGTACGGTGACGCCGCCGGCGCTGGCCACACTTCGCGGGGCGCTCGCGGACGGCGTCGGTGGCGACGGCTCGAGCGCCGGGCCGGCGATCGCCGAGCTGGCTACGAACCCGGAGTTTCTGCGGGAGGGGACTGCAGTCTCCGACTTCCGGGATCCGGACAAGCTCGTGTTCGGAACCGACTCGGCGAGCGCACTCGACCGCCTCGAGGAGCTGTACGCACCGCTTGTGGCCGAGACCGACGTGCCGGTCGTCCGGACCGACCCGGAGACCGCGATGATGATCAAGTACGCGAACAACGCGTTTCTGGCGGCGAAGATCTCGCTCGTCAACGACCTGGGGAACGCGTGCAAGGAGTTCGGGCTCGACGCCTACGAGGTGATGGACGCGATCGGGCTCGACGACCGCATTTCAGAACGGTTCCTCCGGTCCGGAGTGGGGTGGGGCGGAAGCTGTTTCCCCAAGGACGTCGACGCGCTCCGGGCGGCGTCCCGAACGGCGGGATACGATCCGGCCCTCCTGAACGCCGCGGTCGAGGTGAACGACCGCCAGCCCGAGCGACTGCTCGAGCTCCTGGATGCCCACGTCGACGTCGCGAACGAGCGCGTGGCGGTCCTCGGACTCGCCTTCAAACCAGGAACGGATGACGTCCGAAACTCACGAGCGATCCCCGTGATCGAGGGGCTCCGCGAGCGCGGCGCCGACGTCGTCGGCTACGATCCGGTCGCGACCGAGACCATGCGCGAGCGATTCCCCGACCTCGAGTACGCCGCCGACGCCGCCGCGGCGCTCGCGGACGCAGCCGCGGCGATCGTGGTGACCGATTGGGACGAGTTCGCGACCCTCGACGCCGAGTTCGACGCGATGGCCGACCCAGTGGTGATCGACGGGCGGCGGATCGTCGAGCGCCGCGAGGGACTCACGTATGAGGGGCTGACGTGGTGA
- the secY gene encoding preprotein translocase subunit SecY, translating to MSWKDAAEPVLTRMPTVRRPEGHVPFKRKLAWTAAILMVYFFLTNINPFGLAAGQSSDFFGQFRSILAGEHGSLLQVGIGPIVTASIVLQLLGGANLLGLDTNDPRDQVLYQGLQKLLVFIVTALTAAPMVFTGNFLPVDTTVANALGISTFAVQLIIFAQVFVGGVLILFMDEIVSKWGVGSGVGLFIIAAVSQQIVGGFFSWSALGQVGFFAGWYGILFGDLTIGSVFTADGLQSLLFEPGNLLALFTTVFIFVVVVYAESVRVEIPLSHARVKGARGRFPVKLIYASVLPMILVRALQANVQFLGQILNRTWQGMPAWLGVYGDQGQPVSGFFYYVNPIQQPQQWMWFLGETAAEPWMIAIRIAIDLTFMIVGGAIFAIFWVETTGMGPEATAQQIQNSGMQIPGFRRNPQVVEKVMERYIPQVTVIGGALVGLLAVMANMLGTVGGVSGTGLLLAVSITYKLYEEIAEEQLMEMHPMMRQMFGSE from the coding sequence ATGAGCTGGAAGGACGCCGCCGAACCAGTGCTCACGCGGATGCCGACGGTCCGGCGTCCGGAGGGCCACGTCCCGTTCAAGCGGAAGCTGGCGTGGACGGCCGCGATCCTGATGGTGTACTTCTTCCTCACCAACATCAACCCGTTCGGGTTGGCCGCCGGGCAGAGCAGCGACTTCTTCGGCCAGTTCCGGTCGATACTGGCCGGCGAACACGGGTCGCTGCTGCAGGTCGGCATCGGGCCGATCGTCACGGCGTCGATCGTCTTGCAGCTGCTTGGCGGCGCGAACCTGCTCGGCCTCGACACGAACGACCCCCGCGACCAGGTCCTCTATCAGGGCCTCCAGAAGCTGCTCGTGTTCATCGTCACGGCCCTGACGGCCGCGCCGATGGTCTTTACGGGGAACTTCCTGCCGGTCGATACGACGGTCGCGAACGCGCTCGGGATCAGCACCTTCGCCGTACAGCTGATCATCTTCGCGCAGGTGTTCGTCGGCGGCGTGCTCATCCTGTTCATGGACGAAATCGTCAGCAAGTGGGGCGTCGGGTCCGGCGTCGGGCTGTTCATCATCGCCGCGGTCAGCCAGCAGATCGTCGGCGGGTTCTTCAGCTGGTCGGCGCTGGGGCAGGTCGGCTTCTTCGCCGGCTGGTACGGGATCCTCTTCGGAGATCTGACGATCGGGTCGGTCTTCACGGCCGACGGACTCCAGAGTCTCCTCTTCGAGCCCGGGAACCTCCTCGCGCTGTTCACCACGGTGTTCATCTTCGTCGTGGTCGTGTACGCGGAGTCGGTCCGCGTCGAGATCCCCCTCTCACACGCCCGTGTGAAGGGGGCTCGGGGACGCTTCCCGGTGAAGCTCATTTACGCGTCCGTCCTCCCGATGATCCTCGTTCGCGCGCTGCAGGCGAACGTCCAGTTCCTCGGGCAGATCCTCAACCGGACGTGGCAGGGGATGCCCGCCTGGCTCGGCGTCTACGGCGATCAGGGCCAGCCCGTTTCCGGGTTCTTCTACTACGTCAACCCGATCCAACAGCCCCAACAGTGGATGTGGTTCCTCGGCGAGACCGCCGCGGAGCCGTGGATGATCGCGATCCGGATCGCGATCGACTTGACGTTCATGATCGTCGGCGGGGCGATCTTCGCCATCTTCTGGGTGGAGACCACCGGGATGGGCCCGGAGGCGACCGCCCAGCAGATCCAGAACTCCGGGATGCAGATCCCCGGGTTCCGTCGCAACCCGCAGGTCGTCGAGAAGGTGATGGAGCGGTACATCCCGCAGGTCACCGTCATCGGCGGCGCGCTCGTCGGGCTGCTGGCCGTGATGGCGAACATGCTCGGCACCGTCGGCGGCGTCTCCGGAACCGGACTGCTGCTTGCGGTCTCGATCACCTACAAGCTCTACGAGGAGATCGCCGAGGAGCAGCTGATGGAGATGCATCCGATGATGCGCCAGATGTTCGGCTCCGAGTAA
- a CDS encoding uL15m family ribosomal protein, with protein MTDKKNRQRGSRTHGGGTHKNRRGAGHRGGRGAAGRSKHEYHNYEPLGKYGFKRPDGAQDDVREVTVQKLDEDAALYVADGLAEEDGDAVVIDARDVAEDGHEADVVKVLGGGQVRGQLRVTADAFTAGARELIEEAGGEAVLSERAAEAEPEDTSDAEDDDA; from the coding sequence ATGACGGACAAGAAGAACCGACAGCGCGGGTCCCGAACCCACGGCGGCGGCACCCACAAGAACCGGCGTGGCGCCGGTCACCGTGGCGGCCGCGGCGCTGCCGGGCGGTCGAAACACGAGTATCACAACTACGAACCGCTCGGGAAGTACGGCTTCAAGCGTCCCGACGGCGCACAGGACGACGTTCGAGAGGTGACCGTTCAGAAGCTCGACGAGGACGCGGCGCTGTACGTCGCGGACGGCCTCGCCGAGGAGGACGGCGACGCGGTCGTCATCGACGCCCGTGACGTCGCCGAGGACGGCCACGAGGCGGACGTCGTCAAGGTGCTCGGCGGCGGCCAGGTCCGCGGGCAGCTCCGCGTGACGGCCGACGCCTTCACCGCCGGCGCGCGTGAGCTGATCGAGGAGGCGGGCGGCGAGGCCGTCCTCTCCGAGCGCGCCGCGGAAGCCGAACCAGAAGACACATCAGACGCCGAGGACGACGACGCGTAA
- a CDS encoding 50S ribosomal protein L30, with protein MQAIVQLRGDVNMNYEVKDTLEMLNIGRVNHATFVPETDTYRGMITKVNDFVAFGEPSHEAVTTTLERRGEPLEGSADVDDEWVAEHTDYDDVASLADALVAEETTLRDQGLSPAVRLHPPRGGHDGVKHPVVEGGELGRHSTEEIDSLLEAMR; from the coding sequence ATGCAGGCGATCGTGCAACTGCGTGGCGACGTGAACATGAACTACGAGGTGAAGGACACCCTCGAGATGCTCAACATCGGTCGCGTCAACCACGCCACGTTCGTCCCGGAGACCGACACGTACCGCGGGATGATCACCAAGGTCAACGACTTCGTCGCGTTCGGCGAACCGAGCCACGAGGCGGTCACGACGACGCTCGAGCGTCGCGGCGAGCCCCTCGAGGGATCGGCGGACGTCGACGACGAGTGGGTCGCCGAGCACACCGACTACGACGACGTCGCGTCGCTCGCCGACGCGCTCGTCGCCGAGGAGACGACGCTGCGCGATCAGGGTCTCTCGCCGGCCGTCCGGCTCCACCCGCCGCGGGGCGGCCACGACGGCGTGAAGCATCCGGTGGTCGAGGGCGGCGAGCTCGGCCGACACTCGACCGAGGAGATCGATTCGCTGCTGGAGGCGATGCGATGA
- a CDS encoding 30S ribosomal protein S5, with the protein MSRNNDGWEPRTRLGRKVQEGEVSSMEQALQSGLPLKEPELVDQLLPGLEDEVLDINMVQRMTDSGRRVKFRCVVVVGNRDGYLGYAQARDEQVGGAIQKAIEVAKLNVIKVDRGSGSWEDQPGGTNSLTRRAEGKAGSVTVEIKPAPQGLGLAAAPTVRHILELAGVQDAWTSSNGNTRTTVNLAKATFNALENAAQSRTPQHAREVHYDEVSE; encoded by the coding sequence ATGAGTAGAAACAACGACGGCTGGGAACCGCGAACGCGGCTCGGCCGCAAGGTACAGGAGGGCGAGGTCTCCTCGATGGAGCAGGCGCTGCAGTCCGGGCTCCCGCTCAAGGAACCCGAACTCGTCGACCAGCTCCTGCCGGGGCTGGAGGACGAGGTCCTCGACATCAACATGGTACAGCGGATGACCGACTCGGGGCGCCGGGTGAAGTTCCGGTGCGTCGTCGTCGTGGGGAACCGCGACGGCTATCTCGGGTACGCGCAGGCCCGCGACGAGCAGGTCGGCGGCGCGATCCAGAAGGCGATCGAGGTCGCGAAGCTGAACGTGATCAAGGTCGACCGCGGCTCGGGGTCGTGGGAGGACCAGCCAGGCGGCACGAACTCCCTGACGCGGCGTGCTGAGGGGAAGGCCGGCTCGGTCACCGTCGAGATCAAGCCCGCTCCGCAGGGGCTCGGCCTCGCCGCCGCCCCGACGGTTCGACACATCCTCGAGCTGGCCGGCGTGCAGGACGCCTGGACGAGCTCGAACGGCAACACGCGAACGACGGTCAACCTCGCGAAGGCGACGTTCAACGCGCTGGAGAACGCGGCGCAGTCGCGAACCCCCCAGCACGCACGCGAGGTCCACTACGACGAGGTGAGCGAGTGA
- a CDS encoding 50S ribosomal protein L18, translated as MATGPRYTVPMRRRREVRTDYHQRLRLLKSGKPRLVARVSNAHVRAQLVTPGPNGDETHVASSSEDLDAYGWEAPTGNLPSAYLTGYLLGGRAVADGFEEAVLDIGLNTATPGNKVFAVQEGAIDAGLEIPHSESVLADWSRNRGEHIAEYAEQLDEPLYSGDFDATELPEHFDDVLATIQEDYE; from the coding sequence ATGGCAACAGGACCACGATACACGGTGCCGATGCGCCGTCGTCGCGAGGTTCGGACGGATTACCACCAGAGGTTGCGCCTGCTGAAATCGGGCAAGCCTCGCCTGGTCGCCCGGGTGAGCAACGCTCACGTCAGGGCGCAGCTGGTTACCCCCGGACCGAACGGCGATGAGACCCACGTCGCGTCCTCGAGCGAGGACCTCGATGCGTACGGCTGGGAGGCTCCGACGGGGAACCTTCCCAGCGCGTACCTCACGGGGTACCTCCTCGGCGGCCGCGCCGTTGCGGACGGCTTCGAGGAAGCCGTCCTCGACATCGGTCTCAACACGGCGACGCCCGGCAACAAGGTGTTCGCAGTACAGGAAGGAGCGATCGACGCGGGGCTGGAGATCCCCCACAGCGAGAGCGTGTTGGCCGACTGGTCGCGCAATCGCGGCGAGCACATCGCCGAGTACGCCGAGCAGCTCGACGAGCCGCTCTACAGCGGGGACTTCGACGCGACCGAACTACCCGAGCACTTCGACGACGTGCTCGCCACGATCCAGGAGGACTATGAGTAG
- a CDS encoding 50S ribosomal protein L19e — translation MTDLSAQKRLAADELDVGKGRVWFDPEAQEEIADAITREDVRDLIDQGTIRATDATSNSRGRARERDAKRSYGHRTGAGSRKGKSGARKSDKEDWMARIRAQRARLKELRDEEEVLDPSEYRTLYNKASGGDFDDVARLEAYIETQYGYEVSD, via the coding sequence ATGACGGACCTGAGCGCACAGAAGCGGCTCGCGGCCGACGAACTCGACGTCGGCAAGGGCCGCGTCTGGTTCGACCCCGAGGCACAGGAGGAGATCGCCGACGCGATCACGCGCGAGGACGTTCGTGACCTGATCGACCAGGGCACGATCCGCGCCACGGACGCCACGTCCAACTCCCGCGGTCGAGCCCGTGAGCGCGACGCGAAGCGCTCGTACGGCCACCGCACCGGCGCCGGCTCCCGGAAGGGGAAATCCGGCGCTCGCAAGAGCGACAAGGAGGACTGGATGGCGCGCATCCGCGCACAGCGCGCGCGCCTCAAGGAGCTTCGAGACGAGGAGGAGGTCCTCGACCCCTCGGAGTATCGGACGCTGTATAACAAGGCCAGCGGCGGCGACTTCGATGACGTCGCTCGGCTCGAGGCGTACATCGAAACGCAGTACGGATACGAGGTGAGCGACTGA
- a CDS encoding 50S ribosomal protein L32e: MVDELEDISGVGPSKADALRAAGYETVEDVKAASQSELAEVDGVGNALAARIKADVGGLEVDSETEAEIAEETDEDSAAEADEDVETELRPRGHADKTPDLDDETARSLAQKHREGKPQFNRQDYHKKKRVPTSWRKPRGNLSKQRRGIKGKGDTVEAGFRSPTAARGLHPSGFEEVRVHNTDDLEGVDGDTQAVRIAGSVGARKRERIEEVAEQEEIRVLNPTYVEVEVEE, translated from the coding sequence ATGGTAGACGAACTCGAGGACATCAGCGGCGTCGGTCCCTCGAAGGCGGACGCGCTTCGCGCGGCCGGCTACGAGACCGTCGAGGACGTGAAGGCCGCTTCCCAGTCCGAGCTGGCCGAGGTCGACGGCGTCGGCAACGCGCTCGCCGCGCGTATCAAAGCCGACGTCGGCGGGCTCGAGGTTGACTCGGAAACGGAAGCCGAAATAGCGGAGGAGACGGACGAGGACTCGGCTGCGGAGGCCGACGAGGACGTCGAAACCGAACTGCGCCCCCGGGGTCACGCCGACAAGACGCCGGATCTCGACGACGAGACGGCGCGCTCGCTGGCACAGAAACACCGCGAGGGCAAGCCGCAGTTCAACCGGCAGGACTACCACAAGAAGAAGCGCGTTCCCACCTCCTGGCGGAAACCCCGCGGCAACCTCTCGAAACAGCGCCGCGGAATCAAAGGCAAGGGCGACACCGTCGAGGCGGGCTTCCGCTCGCCGACCGCGGCCCGTGGCCTGCACCCGAGCGGCTTCGAGGAGGTCCGCGTGCACAACACGGACGACCTCGAGGGCGTGGACGGCGACACCCAGGCGGTCCGCATCGCCGGCTCGGTCGGCGCGCGCAAGCGTGAGCGGATCGAGGAGGTCGCCGAGCAGGAGGAGATCCGCGTGCTCAACCCGACCTACGTCGAAGTGGAGGTCGAAGAATGA
- a CDS encoding 50S ribosomal protein L6, whose translation MNRVEIDIPDDVSADIDHLDLTVEGPNGSVTRRLWYPDVEVTVEDGAVVIAADAEDAKTNATVGTFESHVANMVHGVTEGWEYRMEVFYAHFPMQVTVDGDDVVIENFLGEKAARRTPVRGDTDVQVDGEEITLSGPSKEDVGQTAADIEQLTRVSDKDTRVFQDGVYIVEKPTAGGV comes from the coding sequence ATGAACAGAGTCGAAATCGACATTCCGGACGACGTCTCCGCGGATATCGACCATCTCGACCTCACCGTCGAGGGTCCCAACGGCAGCGTCACGCGCCGCCTGTGGTACCCCGACGTCGAGGTCACGGTCGAGGACGGCGCGGTCGTCATTGCGGCCGACGCCGAGGACGCGAAGACGAACGCGACCGTCGGCACCTTCGAGAGCCACGTCGCCAACATGGTCCACGGCGTGACCGAGGGCTGGGAGTACAGGATGGAGGTCTTCTACGCCCACTTCCCGATGCAGGTCACGGTGGACGGCGACGACGTGGTCATCGAGAACTTCCTCGGTGAGAAGGCGGCCCGACGGACGCCGGTCCGCGGCGACACGGACGTACAGGTCGACGGCGAGGAGATCACGCTCTCCGGCCCCTCCAAGGAGGACGTCGGACAGACCGCCGCCGACATCGAACAGCTCACACGCGTTTCCGACAAGGACACGCGCGTCTTCCAGGACGGCGTGTACATCGTCGAGAAACCCACGGCAGGTGGCGTCTAA
- a CDS encoding 30S ribosomal protein S8, whose product MAGNDPLSDALAGLDNAERVGHLSYTVEPASNVIGSVLEVFYDRGYVDEFEFVDDGKSGRFEVELKGAINECGVVKPRYSAGADEFEKWEKRFLPARDYGALIVTTSHGVMSHYEARDQGIGGQVIAYVY is encoded by the coding sequence ATGGCAGGCAACGATCCACTCTCCGACGCGCTCGCCGGACTCGACAACGCCGAGCGGGTCGGACATCTGTCGTACACGGTAGAGCCCGCCTCCAACGTCATCGGCTCCGTCCTCGAGGTCTTTTACGACCGCGGGTACGTCGACGAGTTCGAGTTCGTCGACGACGGCAAGTCGGGACGCTTCGAGGTCGAACTGAAAGGCGCGATCAACGAATGTGGCGTCGTCAAGCCCCGCTACTCGGCGGGCGCCGACGAGTTCGAGAAGTGGGAGAAACGATTCCTCCCCGCCCGTGACTACGGGGCACTCATCGTGACGACGAGCCACGGCGTGATGAGCCATTACGAGGCCCGCGATCAGGGCATCGGTGGCCAAGTGATCGCATACGTATACTAA
- a CDS encoding 30S ribosomal protein S14, which translates to MSETETETEQETGEHAAKRTSQQVECRRCGRKQGLVGKYDINLCRQCFREVARDMGFRKYS; encoded by the coding sequence ATGAGCGAGACAGAGACAGAAACCGAACAGGAAACGGGCGAACACGCCGCCAAGCGTACGAGCCAGCAGGTCGAGTGCCGACGCTGCGGCCGCAAGCAGGGGCTCGTCGGGAAGTACGACATCAACCTCTGCCGGCAGTGTTTCCGCGAGGTCGCCCGAGACATGGGATTCAGGAAGTACAGCTAA
- a CDS encoding 50S ribosomal protein L5 produces the protein MSAAQEMREPYIEKVVVHMGVGEGGEPLADAEEIIEAITEQQSVRTTAKRTVGEFDIRQGDPIGTKVTLRGEDAEAFLETALELTELSSSQFDDRGNLSFGVDDHTDFPSQEYNPNVGIYGLDVTVTIVRPGYRVAKRDTVTRSIPSSHRMTPADAREFLESTFEVEVEE, from the coding sequence ATGAGCGCCGCACAGGAGATGCGCGAGCCCTACATCGAGAAGGTCGTCGTCCACATGGGCGTCGGCGAGGGCGGTGAACCCCTCGCGGACGCGGAGGAGATCATCGAGGCGATCACCGAGCAGCAGTCGGTCCGCACGACGGCGAAGCGGACCGTCGGCGAGTTCGACATCCGCCAGGGCGACCCGATCGGAACCAAGGTGACGCTCCGCGGCGAGGACGCGGAGGCGTTCCTCGAGACCGCGCTCGAACTGACCGAGCTCTCGAGTTCGCAGTTCGACGACCGCGGCAACCTGAGCTTCGGGGTCGACGACCACACCGACTTCCCGAGCCAGGAGTACAACCCGAACGTCGGCATCTACGGGCTCGACGTCACGGTAACGATCGTTCGACCGGGGTACCGCGTCGCCAAGCGGGACACGGTCACGCGATCGATTCCGTCGTCCCACCGGATGACGCCCGCCGACGCGCGGGAGTTCCTCGAATCCACCTTCGAGGTGGAGGTCGAAGAATGA